The following proteins come from a genomic window of Corallococcus sp. NCRR:
- the bshA gene encoding N-acetyl-alpha-D-glucosaminyl L-malate synthase BshA → MNAPLNVAITCFPTFGGSGMVATEIGLAMADRGHRVHFIARDLPVRLHGTNRKVVFHEVTESDYPALQQSSTYPIALASKMIEVASYERLDILHVHYAVPHATAAWMAREVLGPRAPRIVTTLHGTDTTLVGIDPSYLPITRFSILRSDAVTVPSAYLRRATWQGFDIPESVPIDVIANFADTARYAPVRDRACLRALFPDLREDEPVLIHVSNFRPVKRITDVVAIFTEVHRRRPCRLVMVGDGPERSPAERMLREMGLEGRVAFLGKQDRFEELVAASDVFLLPSEQESFGLAALEALSCGIPVVASDLGGIPELVTHGETGFLAPLGDVPAMVRHVLTLVEDRERWRGFSQRARARVLEHFQMEPAIDRYEALYRRLLAEPLRR, encoded by the coding sequence ATGAACGCCCCGCTCAACGTGGCCATCACCTGCTTTCCGACCTTCGGTGGCAGCGGCATGGTCGCCACGGAGATTGGCCTCGCGATGGCGGACCGGGGACACCGCGTCCACTTCATCGCCCGGGACCTGCCGGTCCGGCTCCATGGCACCAACCGGAAGGTCGTCTTCCACGAGGTGACGGAGAGCGACTACCCGGCGCTCCAGCAGTCCAGCACCTATCCCATCGCGCTGGCCTCCAAGATGATTGAAGTCGCCAGCTACGAGCGCCTGGACATCCTGCACGTCCACTACGCGGTGCCGCATGCCACCGCCGCGTGGATGGCGCGCGAGGTGCTGGGCCCCCGGGCGCCGCGCATCGTCACCACGCTGCACGGGACGGACACCACGCTGGTGGGAATCGACCCCAGCTACCTGCCGATTACCCGCTTCTCCATCCTGCGCAGCGACGCGGTGACGGTGCCGTCGGCCTACCTGCGCCGCGCGACGTGGCAGGGCTTCGACATCCCGGAGAGCGTCCCCATCGACGTCATCGCCAACTTCGCGGACACCGCGCGCTACGCCCCGGTGCGCGACCGCGCCTGCCTGCGCGCGCTCTTCCCGGACCTGCGTGAAGACGAGCCGGTGCTCATCCACGTCTCCAACTTCCGGCCGGTGAAGCGCATCACCGACGTGGTCGCCATCTTCACCGAGGTCCACCGCCGCCGTCCCTGCCGGCTGGTGATGGTGGGAGACGGTCCGGAGCGCTCGCCCGCGGAGCGGATGCTGCGGGAGATGGGCCTGGAGGGCCGCGTCGCTTTCCTCGGCAAGCAGGATCGCTTCGAGGAGCTGGTCGCCGCCTCCGACGTCTTCCTGCTCCCCAGCGAACAGGAGAGCTTCGGGCTCGCCGCGCTGGAGGCGCTGAGCTGCGGCATTCCGGTGGTGGCCAGCGACCTGGGCGGCATCCCGGAGCTCGTCACGCACGGAGAGACGGGCTTCCTGGCGCCGCTGGGGGATGTCCCCGCCATGGTCCGGCACGTGCTCACGCTGGTCGAGGACCGGGAGCGCTGGCGGGGCTTCTCACAGCGCGCGCGGGCGCGGGTCCTGGAGCACTTCCAGATGGAGCCCGCCATCGACCGCTACGAGGCGCTCTACCGCCGGCTCCTGGCGGAGCCCCTCCGTCGCTGA
- the bshB1 gene encoding bacillithiol biosynthesis deacetylase BshB1 encodes MSATGTPYDIDVLAFGPHPDDVELFCGGLMASMAARGYRTGIVDLTRGEKSSRGTPQSRAEETEAATRALGLVHRENLELPDGWLNPWAGFDTPEPERTGTAAVARVVDALRRLRPELVVVPWEQERHPDHEAASALVTRALFFAGVRKFDTQPAAEPFTPRQVLYYPLRHLAGPSVIIDVSAVYERKLAAVHCYASQVMPRPDAPPTLVGSPLSLSSLEARDRFHGAQIGVTHGEPYILREALGLADPLDHFRRNSFARPLFFPPRP; translated from the coding sequence ATGAGCGCGACCGGCACCCCGTACGACATCGACGTCCTCGCCTTTGGCCCCCACCCGGATGACGTGGAGCTGTTCTGCGGCGGGTTGATGGCGAGCATGGCCGCCCGCGGCTACCGCACCGGCATCGTCGACCTGACGCGCGGCGAGAAGAGCTCGCGCGGCACGCCGCAGTCCCGCGCGGAGGAGACAGAGGCCGCCACCCGCGCGCTGGGGCTGGTCCACCGGGAGAACCTGGAGCTGCCAGACGGCTGGCTCAATCCGTGGGCGGGCTTCGACACGCCCGAGCCCGAGCGCACCGGCACCGCCGCCGTGGCCCGCGTGGTGGATGCGCTGCGCCGCCTGCGTCCGGAGCTGGTCGTCGTGCCCTGGGAGCAGGAGCGGCACCCGGACCACGAGGCGGCCAGCGCGCTGGTGACGCGCGCCCTCTTCTTCGCGGGCGTGCGCAAGTTCGACACGCAGCCCGCCGCGGAGCCCTTCACGCCGCGGCAGGTCCTCTACTACCCGCTGCGGCACCTGGCCGGGCCCAGCGTCATCATCGACGTCTCCGCCGTCTACGAGCGCAAGCTCGCGGCGGTGCACTGCTACGCCAGCCAGGTGATGCCCCGCCCGGACGCCCCGCCCACGCTGGTGGGCTCACCGCTGTCGCTGTCCTCGCTGGAGGCCCGGGACCGCTTCCATGGCGCGCAGATTGGCGTCACCCACGGCGAGCCCTACATCCTGCGCGAGGCGCTGGGACTGGCCGACCCGCTCGACCACTTCCGCAGGAATAGCTTCGCCCGACCCCTGTTCTTTCCGCCACGCCCATGA
- a CDS encoding PQQ-dependent sugar dehydrogenase codes for MRLLTMPLIVATLLVGCREDPEPTSPDSGVSQQQDSGVPESDAGTPDDDAGVPEEPLPSGPPVPQGPPNVPEFQPAFPGQTRVPAIQTKTPLQVTEIASGFRNPWAIAFLPDQRMLVTEKATGSLYIVTQAGAKSAAVSGLPAVDARGQGGLLDVEVGPDYATSQLIYWTYSEPRTGGNGLAVARARLVDGAQPRVENVQIIFRMMPTLESTLHSGGRMVFTPDGKLFVTLGERSIPEGRAQAQDVKSHFGKVVRINPDGSVPQDNPFLGNPAARPEIWSIGHRNVLSAALDSQNRLWTVEMGPQGGDEVNRPEAGKDYGWPTIGYGEDYSGLPMHQSTQAPGMEQPVYYWDPVIAPSGMTFYSGTLIPEWRGDMFIGGLASQALVRLMVRDDRVVGEEHLLKNLNARIREVVQGPEGALYLLTDATNGKVLKVTPK; via the coding sequence ATGCGCCTGCTTACAATGCCCCTCATCGTCGCCACCCTCCTGGTCGGCTGCCGAGAGGATCCAGAACCCACGTCACCGGACTCGGGGGTCTCGCAGCAGCAGGACTCGGGCGTCCCTGAAAGTGACGCGGGCACCCCGGACGACGACGCGGGCGTGCCGGAAGAGCCGCTCCCCAGCGGGCCACCGGTTCCGCAGGGCCCGCCCAACGTGCCCGAGTTCCAGCCGGCCTTCCCCGGGCAGACGCGCGTCCCCGCCATCCAGACGAAGACGCCCCTCCAGGTCACGGAGATTGCCTCGGGCTTCAGGAACCCCTGGGCCATCGCCTTCCTGCCGGATCAGCGCATGCTGGTGACGGAGAAGGCCACCGGCTCGCTCTACATCGTCACGCAAGCGGGCGCGAAGTCCGCCGCCGTCAGCGGCCTGCCCGCCGTGGACGCGCGCGGCCAGGGCGGACTGCTCGACGTGGAGGTGGGCCCGGACTACGCCACGAGCCAGCTCATCTACTGGACCTATTCCGAGCCCCGCACGGGCGGCAACGGGCTGGCGGTGGCGCGCGCGCGGCTCGTGGACGGGGCGCAGCCTCGCGTGGAGAACGTCCAGATCATCTTCCGCATGATGCCCACGCTCGAGTCGACGCTGCACTCCGGGGGACGGATGGTGTTCACCCCGGACGGCAAGCTGTTCGTCACGCTCGGAGAGCGCTCCATCCCCGAGGGCCGTGCCCAGGCCCAGGACGTGAAGAGCCACTTCGGCAAGGTGGTCCGCATCAACCCGGACGGCTCCGTGCCCCAGGACAACCCCTTCCTGGGCAACCCGGCGGCCAGGCCGGAGATCTGGTCCATCGGTCACCGCAACGTCCTGTCCGCGGCGCTCGACAGCCAGAACCGGCTGTGGACGGTGGAGATGGGGCCGCAGGGCGGTGACGAGGTGAACCGCCCCGAGGCAGGCAAGGACTACGGCTGGCCCACCATCGGGTATGGCGAGGACTACTCCGGCCTGCCCATGCACCAGAGCACCCAGGCTCCCGGCATGGAGCAGCCCGTGTACTACTGGGACCCGGTCATCGCCCCCTCGGGGATGACCTTCTACTCCGGGACCCTCATCCCCGAGTGGCGCGGCGACATGTTCATCGGCGGCCTGGCCTCCCAGGCGCTGGTGCGGCTCATGGTGCGCGATGACCGCGTGGTGGGCGAGGAGCACCTCCTCAAGAACCTGAACGCGCGCATCCGCGAGGTGGTGCAGGGCCCCGAGGGCGCCCTCTACCTGCTCACCGACGCCACCAACGGCAAGGTGCTCAAGGTCACGCCGAAGTGA
- a CDS encoding Ig-like domain-containing protein, which produces MGLVACTLGACGDNAPPVARDVTFEAVEDTPLEVNLPASGSGALTFTIVDAPDHGTLSEIGADGAVTYTPGADYHGEDALVFRATDSEGQSAQGTVKLTITPVNDAPTLSAVAHQSITAGGSTGDLAFTVGDVETAADDLTVTVTSSNTDLVPNDSSHLVLGGSGSSRTLKVVSTRASGSTTITLAVDDGAVTTSTSFTVDVAGLASLYWMTAAGSLWRVDVNGTNAIELKTGISGASSVAADPVTRTLFYNRDSAIVRVDRDGANPVDVVANGGFPSGLAVDSTNRKLYWSDFNGKRVMRADLDGGNPTQVVGSIDSPSALAFDAPNGKAYVITYNNTRLVRFNLDGTGVETVASNLGGLGVGLAIDSNRGKLYYSTRSNSLYSASLDGSSPTALVTNQTTVHGIAIDATAGRLYWADWLGTAVRGANLADGGDIQTVNAGSARNLGLAWMPAP; this is translated from the coding sequence ATGGGGCTGGTCGCCTGCACCCTCGGCGCTTGTGGCGACAACGCCCCACCGGTCGCCCGCGACGTCACCTTCGAGGCAGTGGAAGACACGCCACTCGAGGTGAACCTGCCGGCCAGTGGCAGCGGAGCCCTCACCTTCACCATCGTCGATGCGCCGGACCACGGCACGTTGAGTGAGATTGGCGCCGATGGCGCCGTCACCTACACCCCTGGCGCCGACTACCATGGCGAAGATGCGCTCGTCTTTCGTGCCACCGACAGCGAGGGCCAGAGCGCCCAGGGCACGGTGAAGCTCACCATCACCCCGGTGAACGACGCGCCCACGCTCTCAGCGGTGGCCCACCAGAGCATCACCGCGGGCGGCTCGACCGGCGACCTGGCCTTCACCGTGGGCGACGTGGAGACCGCCGCCGACGACCTCACGGTCACCGTCACGTCCTCCAACACCGACCTGGTGCCCAACGACTCCAGCCACCTCGTCCTCGGGGGCTCCGGCTCCAGCCGCACCCTCAAGGTGGTTTCCACCAGGGCCAGCGGTTCCACCACCATCACCCTCGCGGTGGATGACGGAGCCGTCACCACCTCCACCTCCTTCACGGTCGACGTCGCCGGTCTCGCGAGCCTCTACTGGATGACCGCCGCCGGTTCGCTGTGGCGGGTGGACGTGAACGGCACGAATGCCATCGAGCTCAAGACCGGCATCAGCGGGGCGTCTTCCGTCGCGGCCGACCCGGTCACCCGGACCCTCTTCTACAATCGCGACAGCGCCATCGTTCGAGTGGACCGTGATGGAGCGAACCCGGTCGATGTCGTGGCGAACGGAGGCTTTCCCAGCGGGCTGGCGGTCGATTCGACGAACCGCAAGCTGTACTGGTCCGACTTCAACGGGAAGCGGGTCATGCGCGCCGACCTGGACGGCGGCAATCCCACGCAGGTCGTGGGCAGCATCGATAGTCCGTCTGCTCTCGCCTTCGATGCCCCGAATGGCAAGGCGTATGTCATTACCTACAACAACACCCGGCTCGTCCGATTCAACCTGGATGGCACCGGCGTGGAGACCGTCGCTTCGAACCTGGGCGGACTGGGCGTGGGGCTGGCGATCGATTCGAACCGCGGGAAGCTGTACTACTCGACCCGAAGCAACAGTCTCTATTCCGCCAGCCTGGATGGCTCCAGCCCCACCGCGCTGGTGACCAACCAGACCACGGTGCATGGGATTGCCATCGATGCCACGGCCGGGCGGCTGTACTGGGCGGATTGGCTGGGGACCGCGGTCCGCGGCGCCAATCTGGCCGACGGCGGAGACATCCAGACCGTGAACGCGGGCAGCGCCCGCAACCTGGGTCTGGCCTGGATGCCCGCGCCGTGA
- a CDS encoding DUF2911 domain-containing protein, whose product MKTMRNALFGWTASALMTLTATPALAQLQLPAPSPAAKVSQAVGVSEISVEYSSPGVKGRKVWGELVPNDKVWRSGANAATKITFSHPVTFGDKAVPAGSYAIVSMPSQKGWKVMLNTDLGLWRGGTSYDASKDVASVSATTAAIPSRERLTYLFTDTTDTGTRLDLEWEKLRVSVPITVDTAAFAKANIAQAEKDAASMHASAASYLTGTAKDPAAALKHADAAVAANPTWYAHWTRANVLSQMGKYAEARKAAQAAWDLGQKDKNFYARDQVTQALAEWKNKK is encoded by the coding sequence GTGAAGACGATGAGGAACGCGCTTTTCGGCTGGACGGCCTCCGCGCTCATGACCCTGACGGCGACGCCCGCGCTGGCCCAGCTCCAACTGCCGGCCCCCAGCCCCGCGGCGAAGGTGTCTCAGGCGGTGGGTGTCTCCGAAATCTCCGTCGAATATTCCAGCCCCGGAGTGAAGGGCCGGAAGGTCTGGGGCGAGCTGGTCCCCAATGACAAGGTGTGGCGCAGCGGCGCCAACGCGGCGACGAAGATCACCTTCAGCCACCCGGTCACCTTCGGCGACAAGGCCGTCCCGGCCGGCTCCTACGCCATCGTCAGCATGCCCTCGCAGAAGGGCTGGAAGGTGATGCTGAACACGGACCTGGGCCTGTGGCGGGGCGGCACGTCCTATGACGCCTCCAAGGACGTGGCCTCGGTGAGCGCCACCACCGCCGCGATTCCGTCGCGCGAGCGGCTGACGTACCTCTTCACCGACACCACGGACACCGGCACGCGGCTGGACCTGGAGTGGGAGAAGCTGCGCGTCTCCGTGCCCATCACCGTGGACACCGCCGCCTTCGCGAAGGCCAACATCGCGCAGGCGGAGAAGGACGCGGCCAGCATGCACGCGAGCGCGGCCTCCTACCTGACGGGCACCGCCAAGGACCCTGCCGCCGCGCTGAAGCACGCGGACGCGGCCGTGGCCGCCAACCCCACGTGGTACGCCCACTGGACCCGCGCGAACGTCCTGTCGCAGATGGGCAAGTACGCCGAGGCCCGCAAGGCCGCGCAGGCCGCGTGGGACCTGGGGCAGAAGGACAAGAACTTCTACGCCCGGGATCAGGTCACCCAGGCGCTGGCGGAGTGGAAGAACAAGAAGTAG
- a CDS encoding asparagine synthase, translating into MLHADLAFDDLAAPLGLIEGGFSIGRSRVSFVQHRMLRTVLLEGADRIVAIVLERFADDPEGTEHVAGATEGLIQEHLDGLQDHPLDFAVLSIDRRRRAIRYTASPTISIPVYCFLTGGHARFDWDYARLLGTGPHEIVWDCALAQIAGISTYGPTTMVSGLHRATAGATLVVTPAGVDAVLPEPVHHDGPREMPPGVDVEALFRETVISILDARPLDPRRTAVELSGGMDSALTALATAHVTGDGAMSMGAQFDGAMGEAQRARRLLLCRAGGFADLSLPAGRYAPFAPQSLRRRRYQVSPEDENYPEIFEAAFHLLRAAGIDTLVSGFGGDELYFAYRGEAEADGNAAPPPSCPFLTARGMATAIGARSTYPSAWLQQTCWQSAASQSQRVLRYGLWPVYPYLNVALARFVSRLPAAFRRDRRILRRTLTKWLGDPVFETAYVKESFDPVARRGIAENRVYLRQLVEHSPLSRHGEIDTAAILAALAGDIDRLDRASYNALFRFLKVACFFQPD; encoded by the coding sequence ATGTTGCACGCCGACCTTGCATTCGATGACCTCGCAGCCCCCCTTGGCCTCATCGAGGGGGGCTTTTCCATCGGCCGCTCGCGGGTTTCGTTCGTGCAGCATCGGATGTTGCGGACCGTGCTCCTGGAGGGCGCGGATCGGATCGTCGCCATTGTTCTCGAGCGCTTCGCCGATGATCCGGAAGGAACCGAACATGTCGCCGGTGCCACGGAGGGCCTGATCCAGGAACACCTCGACGGGCTTCAGGACCATCCGCTGGATTTCGCCGTGTTGAGCATCGACCGCCGGCGGCGCGCAATCCGCTACACGGCGTCGCCGACGATATCGATTCCGGTCTACTGCTTCTTGACCGGGGGCCACGCGCGCTTCGATTGGGACTATGCCCGCCTGCTTGGCACCGGCCCCCACGAGATTGTGTGGGATTGCGCGCTCGCCCAGATTGCCGGAATCTCCACCTATGGCCCTACGACGATGGTGTCAGGGCTCCATCGCGCCACGGCAGGGGCCACGCTGGTGGTGACCCCGGCGGGGGTGGATGCCGTTCTGCCGGAGCCGGTGCATCACGACGGTCCTCGTGAGATGCCGCCCGGGGTCGACGTCGAGGCATTGTTCCGCGAAACGGTGATCTCGATCCTCGACGCGCGTCCCCTCGACCCACGGCGGACCGCGGTGGAGCTGAGCGGCGGGATGGACTCGGCGCTGACCGCTCTCGCCACCGCCCACGTGACCGGCGACGGTGCGATGAGCATGGGCGCGCAATTCGACGGCGCGATGGGAGAAGCGCAACGCGCACGCCGCCTGCTGCTGTGCCGCGCTGGCGGCTTCGCCGACCTGTCTCTACCAGCAGGGCGCTATGCCCCTTTCGCGCCCCAGAGCCTGCGGCGACGCCGCTATCAGGTGTCGCCCGAGGATGAGAACTACCCGGAGATCTTCGAAGCCGCCTTTCACCTGCTGCGCGCCGCGGGGATCGACACGCTCGTCTCGGGCTTCGGTGGGGACGAGCTCTATTTCGCCTATCGAGGCGAGGCCGAGGCGGATGGGAACGCGGCCCCGCCGCCGTCGTGCCCCTTCCTGACGGCCCGCGGCATGGCGACCGCGATCGGCGCGCGCAGCACCTATCCATCGGCCTGGCTTCAGCAGACGTGTTGGCAGAGTGCCGCGAGCCAATCCCAGCGCGTGCTGCGGTACGGTTTGTGGCCGGTCTATCCCTATCTGAACGTCGCCCTGGCGCGATTCGTCTCACGCCTTCCCGCAGCATTCCGGCGCGACCGCCGCATCCTGCGCCGGACGCTGACGAAGTGGTTGGGCGATCCGGTGTTCGAGACGGCGTACGTCAAGGAGAGCTTCGACCCGGTGGCACGGCGCGGCATCGCCGAGAACCGCGTCTACCTGCGACAGCTCGTCGAACACTCTCCGCTATCGCGCCATGGAGAGATCGACACCGCTGCCATCCTCGCGGCGCTGGCCGGCGACATCGACCGGTTGGACCGGGCCAGCTACAACGCGCTGTTCCGGTTCCTGAAAGTCGCCTGTTTCTTCCAGCCCGACTGA
- the bshC gene encoding bacillithiol biosynthesis cysteine-adding enzyme BshC — protein sequence MHFRWRARRDLLSPQAVTSSFSTAWLRGDASALSFLSDDYRHREARARAVAAASRTVSPALLDVLAAQNARLAPSPARERNLALLAKPGTVAVVTGQQMGLFLGPLYTLYKAASAIVTARALQEETGQPCVPVFWLQTEDHDLPEIDHCVIPRPAGGPCRVALELPDARTSRAPIAHQRLGPSVLPALATLRAELGAEPHAEAFLSLLEQAYRPEATLANAFTDVLSSLFADEGLIFLDPRDARLAPLAAPVHRFALQEAGALSEVLAARAEALTRAGYAVQVHVRPGSPLSFFSPDALEGPRYRMDPVQAGAFRLVGHPEDSVLSQDALHAALEREPLRFTTSALLRPLLQDTWLPTAAYVGGPGELAYFAQLAPLYAHAGQPMPLAIPRARFRVLDDRARRWLGKVGLQPDEVNVPRDTLLMRLATRDAPEPLETPEALEARLFGAFSSELERVAGQVSAVDPGLQDALRRTRGTVRVAVSRLTGRYRRALARRDATVAAQVDRLRTFLFPEDAPQERVLGLPYFACRIGARAFTKQVLDACVPFSGDSKDLTP from the coding sequence ATGCACTTCCGGTGGCGTGCCCGCCGCGACCTGTTATCACCGCAGGCCGTGACGTCCTCCTTCTCGACCGCGTGGCTTCGCGGAGATGCGTCCGCGCTCTCCTTCCTTTCGGATGACTACCGGCACCGTGAAGCGCGCGCCCGGGCCGTGGCCGCCGCGTCGCGCACGGTGTCGCCCGCGCTGCTGGACGTCCTCGCCGCGCAGAACGCGCGCCTCGCGCCGAGTCCCGCCCGGGAGCGGAACCTCGCGCTGCTCGCGAAGCCCGGCACCGTGGCGGTGGTCACGGGACAGCAGATGGGCCTCTTCCTGGGCCCGCTGTACACGCTCTACAAGGCCGCGTCCGCCATCGTCACGGCGCGCGCGCTCCAGGAAGAGACCGGCCAGCCCTGTGTTCCCGTCTTCTGGCTCCAGACGGAGGACCACGACCTTCCGGAGATCGACCACTGTGTCATCCCCCGTCCGGCAGGCGGCCCCTGTCGCGTGGCGCTCGAGCTTCCGGATGCGCGGACGTCCCGGGCGCCCATCGCCCACCAGCGCCTGGGCCCGAGCGTCCTCCCCGCCCTGGCCACCCTCCGCGCCGAGCTGGGAGCGGAACCCCACGCGGAAGCGTTCCTGTCCCTGCTGGAGCAGGCCTACCGTCCCGAGGCCACGCTCGCGAATGCCTTCACCGACGTGCTGTCGTCCCTCTTCGCCGACGAGGGCCTGATCTTCCTCGACCCGAGGGACGCACGGCTGGCGCCACTGGCCGCGCCCGTGCATCGCTTCGCCCTCCAGGAAGCGGGAGCGCTCTCCGAGGTGCTCGCGGCCCGCGCGGAGGCGCTCACCCGCGCGGGCTACGCGGTGCAGGTCCATGTCCGCCCGGGCTCGCCGCTCAGCTTCTTCTCACCGGATGCGCTAGAGGGCCCGCGCTACCGGATGGATCCGGTGCAAGCCGGCGCCTTTCGTCTGGTGGGCCACCCGGAAGACAGCGTCCTCTCCCAGGACGCGCTGCACGCAGCGTTGGAGCGTGAGCCCCTGCGCTTCACCACGTCCGCGCTGCTGCGCCCCCTCCTCCAGGACACCTGGCTGCCCACGGCGGCGTATGTCGGCGGCCCGGGGGAGCTGGCCTACTTCGCGCAACTGGCGCCGCTCTACGCCCACGCGGGCCAGCCGATGCCGCTCGCCATTCCCCGGGCGCGCTTCCGCGTGCTCGATGACCGCGCGCGCCGGTGGCTGGGCAAGGTGGGGCTCCAGCCGGATGAGGTGAACGTGCCGCGCGACACGCTGCTCATGCGGCTGGCCACGCGCGATGCCCCGGAGCCGCTGGAGACGCCCGAGGCCCTGGAGGCCCGCCTCTTCGGCGCCTTCTCCTCCGAGCTGGAGCGCGTCGCCGGACAGGTGTCGGCGGTGGACCCGGGCCTCCAGGACGCGCTGCGCCGCACCCGGGGCACGGTGCGGGTCGCGGTCTCCCGCCTGACGGGCCGCTACCGCCGCGCGCTCGCCCGGCGCGATGCCACGGTGGCCGCACAGGTGGACCGCCTGCGCACGTTCCTCTTCCCGGAGGACGCGCCCCAGGAGCGTGTCCTGGGGCTGCCCTACTTCGCCTGCCGCATCGGAGCGCGTGCCTTCACGAAGCAGGTGCTGGACGCGTGTGTCCCCTTCTCCGGTGACTCCAAGGACCTGACGCCATGA